In Salinibacterium sp. ZJ70, one DNA window encodes the following:
- a CDS encoding LacI family DNA-binding transcriptional regulator has protein sequence MTEVANARPTLAAVAARAGVSASTASLVFSGAGPVSDATRERVLAAASELDYAGPDPTARSLRRGRTGVIGVVTEDTLAEAFRDPVNLALLDGLGDELSDDGYGLLVLPWRPDSRANLAAAPMDGTILLGCSADLARSVELLQRRRIPLVAIEAPEMPDVIRVDLDNADATRRGAEHLRELGHTRVAIVALPLDVSHARGPLDQAREAAGTAYTATERIRGAREVFPDAGGVTAAGSTVSEGRIAGLSLLDAPAGDRPTAIIAQSDLLAAGVIHAAEELGISVPGELSVLGFDGVRLDGITEHTLTTLVQPAVEKGRAAARALRAALAGEAPGPVQLTSELRVGTTTAPAPR, from the coding sequence ATGACCGAGGTCGCAAACGCCCGCCCCACCCTCGCCGCCGTCGCGGCCCGGGCAGGGGTCTCCGCGTCCACCGCCTCGCTCGTCTTCAGCGGGGCCGGCCCCGTCTCCGACGCGACCCGCGAGCGCGTGCTCGCCGCCGCATCCGAGCTCGACTACGCCGGACCCGACCCGACCGCGCGGTCGCTGCGCCGGGGGCGCACGGGTGTCATCGGCGTCGTCACCGAGGACACCCTCGCCGAGGCGTTCCGCGACCCCGTGAACCTCGCGCTCCTCGACGGGCTCGGCGATGAGCTGAGCGACGACGGCTACGGGCTGCTCGTTCTGCCGTGGCGCCCCGACTCGCGCGCCAACCTCGCGGCCGCCCCCATGGACGGCACCATCCTGCTCGGCTGCAGCGCCGACCTCGCACGCTCGGTCGAGCTGCTGCAGCGCCGCCGCATCCCGCTCGTCGCGATCGAGGCACCCGAGATGCCCGACGTCATCCGCGTCGACCTCGACAACGCGGATGCCACGCGCCGCGGTGCCGAACACCTGCGTGAGCTCGGTCACACGCGGGTCGCGATCGTCGCGCTGCCGCTGGATGTGAGCCACGCGCGCGGGCCGCTCGACCAGGCGCGCGAGGCGGCGGGAACCGCCTACACGGCCACCGAGCGCATCCGCGGAGCCCGTGAGGTGTTCCCGGATGCGGGGGGCGTCACCGCTGCGGGGAGCACCGTCTCGGAGGGTCGGATCGCGGGGCTCTCGCTGCTCGACGCGCCCGCCGGAGACCGCCCGACCGCGATCATCGCGCAGAGCGACCTGCTCGCGGCGGGAGTCATCCACGCCGCCGAGGAGCTCGGGATCTCGGTGCCGGGCGAGCTGAGCGTGCTCGGCTTCGACGGCGTGCGCCTCGACGGCATCACCGAGCACACCCTCACGACCCTCGTGCAGCCCGCCGTCGAGAAGGGTCGCGCGGCGGCGCGGGCTCTGCGTGCCGCGCTCGCAGGAGAGGCGCCCGGGCCCGTGCAGCTGACCTCGGAGCTGCGCGTCGGCACGACGACGGCTCCCGCCCCGCGCTGA
- a CDS encoding SDR family oxidoreductase encodes MAATKVLIIGGNGIISASVSRLALERGFEVTLLNRGVSSTRPPIEGAESIVGDAGDAASVRSAVGDREFDIVANFRSFVPAQVEANVELFGGRTGQYLYISSASAYQKPIAQLPIVESTPLRNPFWQYSRDKIASEDVLVRAYRDTGFPMTIVRPSHTYDASLIPLEGGWTTLQRMLDGRPIVVHGDGTSWWTLTHARDFARAFVGLFGNPHAIGSPVHITGDESLTWDEIARLLGRALGVEPEIVHVASNEIARAIPEMGPGLLGDKAHSVLFDNTRIKTLVPGWVATTPFAEGAREIAEWHLADASRRVVDAELDAAFDLLAARA; translated from the coding sequence ATGGCAGCGACGAAGGTGCTCATCATCGGCGGCAACGGGATCATCAGCGCGTCGGTCTCCCGGCTCGCGCTCGAGCGCGGGTTCGAGGTGACGCTGCTCAATCGGGGCGTCTCGTCCACGCGCCCGCCCATCGAGGGCGCCGAGTCGATCGTGGGCGACGCGGGCGACGCCGCATCCGTCCGCTCCGCCGTGGGGGACCGCGAGTTCGACATCGTCGCGAACTTCCGCTCGTTCGTTCCCGCGCAGGTGGAGGCGAATGTCGAGCTCTTCGGTGGGCGCACCGGCCAGTACCTCTACATCTCGAGCGCCTCCGCGTACCAGAAGCCCATCGCGCAGCTGCCGATCGTCGAATCGACCCCGCTGCGGAATCCGTTCTGGCAGTACTCGCGCGACAAGATCGCGAGCGAGGATGTGCTCGTGCGCGCCTACCGCGACACCGGCTTCCCGATGACGATCGTGCGCCCCTCGCACACCTACGACGCGAGCCTCATCCCTCTCGAGGGCGGATGGACGACGCTGCAGCGGATGCTCGATGGGCGCCCGATCGTGGTGCACGGCGACGGCACGAGCTGGTGGACGCTCACCCACGCCCGCGACTTCGCGCGCGCTTTCGTGGGGCTCTTCGGCAACCCGCACGCGATCGGCTCGCCCGTGCACATCACGGGCGACGAGTCGCTCACGTGGGACGAGATCGCGCGTCTGCTCGGCCGCGCCCTCGGCGTCGAGCCGGAGATCGTGCACGTGGCCTCGAATGAGATCGCTCGGGCTATCCCCGAGATGGGGCCGGGTCTCCTCGGCGACAAGGCGCACTCGGTGCTCTTCGACAACACGCGCATCAAGACCCTCGTGCCGGGCTGGGTGGCGACGACGCCGTTCGCGGAGGGCGCCCGCGAGATCGCCGAGTGGCACCTCGCGGATGCGTCGCGGCGGGTGGTCGATGCGGAGCTCGACGCCGCCTTCGATCTGCTCGCGGCGCGGGCGTAA
- a CDS encoding IS481 family transposase has translation MTHANAPLAPEGRLRLARLIIEQGWSVRRAAERFQCSPATAAKWAARYRAGIPMTDRSSRPHRSPSRCPKRLERRIIALRFSRRWGPHRISYHLGVPRSTVGRVLERYRMPLLQHLDQSTGLPVRKPRSIRYEKARPGELVHVDIKKLGRIPNGGGHRMLGRTAGNRNNKKQGRGYSFLHHAVDDYSRLAYSEIHTDERRETAAGFWIRARAFFQQAGFEVEAVMTDNGPCYRSHLFATALGQARHIFTRPYRPQTNGKVERFNRTLATEWAYARTYTSDEARAADYPAWLHHYNHHRPHTGIGGLTPSTRVHNLTGNYN, from the coding sequence GTGACTCACGCTAATGCGCCTTTGGCGCCGGAGGGCAGGCTTCGGCTGGCCCGGCTGATCATCGAGCAGGGTTGGTCGGTTCGTCGGGCGGCGGAACGGTTCCAGTGTTCGCCTGCGACGGCTGCGAAGTGGGCGGCCCGGTATCGGGCGGGGATTCCGATGACAGATCGTAGCTCGCGCCCGCACCGGTCGCCGTCTCGTTGCCCGAAGCGGTTGGAGCGGCGGATCATCGCGCTGCGGTTCAGTCGACGTTGGGGGCCGCACCGCATCAGCTATCACCTCGGTGTTCCCCGTTCGACGGTCGGACGCGTTCTCGAGCGCTATCGGATGCCGTTGCTGCAGCATCTGGATCAGAGCACCGGCCTCCCGGTCCGCAAACCGCGATCCATCCGCTATGAGAAGGCCCGGCCCGGTGAGCTGGTGCATGTCGATATCAAGAAACTGGGCCGCATCCCCAACGGCGGCGGGCATCGCATGCTCGGCCGCACCGCCGGGAACCGCAACAACAAGAAACAGGGACGCGGCTACTCGTTCCTGCACCACGCGGTCGATGACTACTCCCGGCTGGCCTACTCAGAGATCCACACCGACGAACGCCGCGAGACCGCGGCCGGATTCTGGATCCGCGCCAGAGCGTTCTTCCAACAGGCAGGCTTCGAGGTCGAGGCGGTGATGACCGACAACGGGCCCTGCTACCGATCCCACCTCTTCGCCACCGCACTCGGCCAGGCCCGGCACATCTTCACCCGCCCCTACCGACCCCAGACCAACGGCAAAGTCGAACGCTTCAACCGCACCCTCGCCACCGAATGGGCCTACGCCCGCACCTACACATCCGACGAAGCCCGAGCAGCCGACTACCCCGCCTGGCTACATCA
- a CDS encoding MFS transporter gives MTSGSPTRPAHTLAWRNAVFAIFALNGIGAATWAIRLPAIRDHLELSTSSVGYLILGISIGSIIGLTLASHAIAHIGGRRTIVITLALCAAALVVVGAGTSVVSSFLLVVVGMGLYGFGSAICDVAMNVEGAAVEKTIGKTLMPLFHASWSAGTVVGTSLGTVAVFAGVDPMAHFTAAAVVIAVGAIVAPRAIPRVAIDAATGEQAAHVSFRDRMSIWLEPRTLAIGLIALGMAFTEGSANDWLALGMVDDRGLDNGQAAGMFTLFTVAMMIGRIVGGPLIDRFGRLKVLWLTGGAAAVGLAIVIFVPVVPFAIVGVLLWGFGASLGFPVAMSAAADDPARAAARVSAVATVGYCAFLVGPPLLGFVGEQIGILNALIIVFVLLVLATIASPAAREGHSGRRDDLSEPSASETMS, from the coding sequence ATGACCTCCGGTTCGCCCACGCGTCCCGCCCACACCCTGGCCTGGCGAAACGCCGTCTTCGCGATCTTCGCCCTCAACGGCATCGGCGCGGCCACCTGGGCCATCCGGCTCCCCGCGATCCGCGACCACCTGGAGCTCTCGACGAGCTCCGTCGGCTACCTGATCCTCGGCATCTCGATCGGCTCGATCATCGGCCTCACACTCGCGAGCCACGCGATCGCGCACATCGGCGGCCGCCGCACGATCGTCATCACGCTCGCCCTCTGCGCGGCCGCGCTCGTCGTGGTCGGCGCGGGCACCTCCGTGGTCTCGAGCTTCCTGCTCGTGGTGGTGGGGATGGGCCTCTACGGCTTCGGGTCGGCGATCTGCGACGTGGCCATGAACGTCGAAGGCGCGGCCGTCGAGAAGACGATCGGCAAGACACTCATGCCGCTCTTCCACGCGAGCTGGTCGGCCGGCACCGTGGTCGGCACCTCGCTCGGCACGGTGGCGGTGTTCGCCGGAGTCGATCCGATGGCACACTTCACCGCAGCGGCTGTCGTGATCGCCGTCGGCGCGATCGTCGCCCCGCGCGCCATCCCGCGCGTCGCGATCGACGCGGCGACGGGCGAGCAGGCAGCCCACGTGAGCTTCCGCGACCGGATGTCGATCTGGCTCGAGCCGCGCACCCTCGCGATCGGCCTCATCGCGCTCGGCATGGCGTTCACCGAAGGCTCCGCGAACGATTGGCTCGCGCTCGGCATGGTCGACGACCGCGGCCTCGACAACGGGCAGGCCGCCGGCATGTTCACGCTCTTCACGGTCGCGATGATGATCGGACGGATCGTGGGCGGGCCGCTCATCGACCGCTTCGGGCGCCTCAAGGTGCTGTGGCTCACGGGCGGTGCCGCGGCAGTCGGCCTCGCGATCGTGATCTTCGTGCCGGTCGTGCCGTTCGCGATCGTCGGGGTGCTGCTGTGGGGGTTCGGCGCCTCGCTGGGGTTCCCGGTCGCGATGTCGGCCGCCGCCGACGACCCGGCACGCGCGGCGGCGCGCGTCTCCGCCGTCGCGACGGTCGGCTACTGCGCGTTCCTCGTGGGCCCGCCGCTCCTCGGCTTCGTCGGCGAGCAGATCGGCATCCTCAACGCGCTCATCATCGTGTTCGTGCTGCTCGTGCTCGCCACGATCGCCTCGCCCGCTGCTCGCGAGGGACACAGCGGGCGTCGAGACGATCTCTCGGAGCCCTCGGCCTCCGAAACGATGTCGTAA
- a CDS encoding MATE family efflux transporter, whose translation MRTDDRRILGLAVPALGALIAEPLFLATDTALVGHLGVAPLAGLGIGATVLQTTIGLLVFLAYATTPSVARLLGAGDRAGAVRAGVDGIWLALGLGAVLAIVGPFVAHPLAAAFGASAEVTELGALYLGISTAGLPAMLAVIAATGLFRGLQDTRTPLVIAVAGFAANAALNALLIYGFGWGIAGSAIGTVLAQWGMAIACLVIAARHARTAGAPIGPALPGVATAARAGGWMLLRTVTLRIALVATVVTATSLGTVTLASTQVLFQITFLLALALDAFAIAAQALIGHDLGAGDRSQLRAIVTRVLVWGVASGVGLGLVLAIAAPWLGSVFSSDAAVLAAIPPGAWAIAATMPLAAIVFVLDGVLIGAGDGRYLAIAGVINLVVYLPLLWWAAQTPVTGPADAPAAVLAIQLAYCVGFYGIRAITLGARTPAVVRA comes from the coding sequence GTGAGAACCGACGACCGCCGCATCCTCGGCCTCGCCGTGCCTGCGCTCGGCGCACTCATCGCCGAACCGCTGTTCCTCGCGACCGACACGGCTCTCGTCGGGCACCTCGGCGTCGCCCCGCTCGCCGGGCTCGGGATCGGCGCCACGGTGCTGCAGACCACGATCGGCCTGCTCGTGTTCCTCGCCTACGCGACCACCCCCTCCGTCGCCCGGCTGCTGGGTGCCGGCGACCGCGCGGGCGCCGTGCGGGCTGGCGTCGACGGCATCTGGCTCGCCCTCGGACTCGGCGCGGTGCTCGCGATCGTGGGTCCGTTCGTCGCGCATCCGCTCGCGGCGGCCTTCGGCGCCTCCGCGGAGGTCACCGAGCTCGGAGCCCTCTACCTCGGCATCTCCACCGCGGGCCTGCCGGCGATGCTCGCCGTGATCGCCGCCACGGGACTCTTCCGCGGCCTTCAGGACACCCGCACGCCGCTCGTCATCGCCGTCGCGGGTTTCGCGGCGAATGCGGCACTCAACGCCCTCCTCATCTACGGATTCGGTTGGGGCATCGCGGGCTCGGCGATCGGCACCGTCCTCGCCCAGTGGGGCATGGCGATCGCGTGCCTCGTGATCGCCGCACGCCACGCACGCACCGCCGGGGCGCCGATCGGCCCCGCACTGCCGGGGGTGGCGACCGCTGCCCGCGCTGGCGGATGGATGCTGCTGCGCACGGTGACTCTGCGCATCGCGCTCGTCGCGACCGTCGTCACCGCGACCTCCCTCGGCACCGTCACCCTCGCCTCCACGCAGGTGCTCTTCCAGATCACGTTCCTCCTGGCGCTCGCCCTCGACGCGTTCGCGATCGCAGCGCAGGCGCTCATCGGGCACGACCTCGGCGCGGGCGACCGCAGCCAGCTGCGCGCGATCGTGACGCGGGTGCTGGTGTGGGGCGTGGCCTCCGGAGTGGGGCTCGGTCTCGTGCTCGCCATCGCGGCGCCCTGGCTCGGCTCGGTGTTCTCCTCCGATGCGGCGGTGCTCGCCGCGATCCCGCCGGGTGCCTGGGCGATCGCCGCGACGATGCCGCTCGCGGCGATCGTGTTCGTGCTCGACGGCGTGCTCATCGGCGCGGGCGACGGGCGCTACCTCGCGATCGCGGGCGTCATCAACCTCGTCGTCTATCTGCCGCTCCTGTGGTGGGCGGCGCAGACCCCCGTGACAGGCCCCGCGGATGCACCCGCAGCCGTGCTCGCCATCCAGCTGGCGTACTGCGTGGGTTTCTACGGCATCCGCGCGATCACACTCGGCGCGCGCACTCCGGCGGTCGTGCGGGCATAG
- the rlmN gene encoding 23S rRNA (adenine(2503)-C(2))-methyltransferase RlmN, which translates to MSTAPPTAGRDAHSRVCDNRSVSEIRQVRPKTEGWTQAVEADGRPKLQFASPRRTQPPVHLADLTPEERAAKVVELGLPAFRAKQLSTHYFTHYTTDPAEMTDLPASGREELVATMLPPLLTEVRRLKTDNGDTIKFLWRLFDGALVESVLMRYPGRITLCVSSQAGCGMNCPFCATGQAGLTRNMSAAEIVAQVVAANKAIADGELGGLRRDGGHDSPRVTNIVFMGMGEPLANYNRLMKSIRTMVAPQPNGLGMSARNITVSSVGLAPAIRKLAEEDLPLTFALSLHAPDDVLRDELIPVNSKWKVDEALDAAYNYFEKTGRRVSIEYALIKDMNDHAWRADLLAQKLNERGTGWVHVNPIPLNPTPGSIWTSSEKDVTNEFIRRLEESGIPTTLRDTRGKEIDGACGQLAAAD; encoded by the coding sequence ATGTCTACGGCGCCACCCACGGCAGGCAGGGATGCTCACAGTCGCGTCTGCGACAATCGATCAGTGAGTGAGATTCGCCAGGTCAGGCCCAAGACCGAAGGCTGGACCCAGGCGGTCGAAGCCGACGGCCGCCCCAAGCTGCAGTTCGCGTCCCCCCGGCGCACCCAGCCTCCCGTGCACCTCGCCGACCTCACCCCCGAGGAGCGCGCCGCGAAGGTCGTCGAGCTGGGGCTTCCCGCGTTCCGCGCCAAGCAGCTGAGCACCCACTACTTCACCCACTACACGACCGACCCCGCCGAGATGACCGACCTCCCGGCATCCGGTCGCGAGGAGCTCGTCGCCACGATGCTCCCGCCGCTGCTCACCGAGGTGCGTCGACTCAAGACCGACAACGGCGACACCATCAAGTTCCTGTGGCGCCTGTTCGACGGCGCGCTCGTCGAGTCGGTGCTCATGCGCTACCCCGGCCGCATCACGCTGTGCGTGTCGAGCCAGGCCGGATGCGGCATGAACTGCCCGTTCTGCGCCACCGGCCAGGCGGGACTCACCCGCAACATGTCGGCGGCCGAGATCGTCGCCCAGGTGGTGGCCGCGAACAAGGCGATCGCCGACGGCGAGCTGGGCGGCCTCCGCCGCGATGGCGGCCACGACTCGCCCCGGGTCACCAACATCGTCTTCATGGGCATGGGCGAGCCGCTCGCGAACTACAACCGCCTCATGAAGTCGATCCGCACGATGGTCGCCCCGCAGCCGAACGGCCTCGGCATGTCGGCCCGCAACATCACGGTGTCGTCGGTGGGCCTCGCCCCCGCGATCCGCAAGCTCGCCGAAGAGGACCTTCCGCTCACCTTCGCGCTGTCGCTGCACGCCCCGGATGACGTGCTGCGTGACGAGCTGATCCCGGTGAACTCGAAGTGGAAGGTGGATGAGGCGCTCGACGCCGCCTACAACTACTTCGAGAAGACCGGCCGTCGCGTGTCGATCGAGTACGCACTCATCAAGGACATGAACGACCACGCGTGGCGCGCCGACCTGCTCGCGCAGAAGCTCAACGAGCGCGGCACGGGCTGGGTGCACGTGAACCCGATCCCCCTCAACCCGACGCCCGGATCCATCTGGACCTCGTCTGAGAAGGATGTGACGAACGAGTTCATCCGCCGCCTCGAGGAATCGGGCATCCCCACGACCCTCCGCGACACCCGCGGCAAGGAGATCGACGGAGCCTGCGGTCAGCTCGCGGCGGCCGACTAG
- a CDS encoding serine hydrolase has protein sequence MPRHRAERSDANFAGSFSALGELAYGGAQVSASVIDLDSDERILQIDDRIVLPTASIGKILLLIEVSARLSEHGAPALEVLDKTARDTVGDSGIWRHLHARSLPLADVATLVGATSDNLATNVLLREVGLDAVRRRTESLGLMRTALLDLVRDTRGPDDAPQLSVGSTAELSWLFAALARGQVVDALTSSRVLGWLSLNTDLSMVASAFGVDPLSHRGVDHGLQLVNKTGTDEGVRSEAGVLRGPRRGVAYAVSVQFADRSIGSRLRVLDALRAVGVDVLEYVH, from the coding sequence GTGCCCCGTCATCGCGCCGAGCGCTCGGATGCGAACTTCGCGGGATCCTTCTCGGCTCTCGGCGAGCTCGCGTACGGCGGAGCCCAGGTGTCGGCGTCGGTCATCGATCTCGACTCGGATGAGCGCATCCTGCAGATCGACGATCGGATCGTGCTGCCCACGGCATCCATCGGCAAGATCCTGCTGCTGATCGAGGTGTCCGCGCGCCTGAGCGAGCACGGGGCGCCGGCGCTCGAGGTGCTCGACAAGACCGCACGGGACACCGTGGGAGATTCGGGCATCTGGCGGCACCTGCATGCGCGGTCGCTGCCGCTCGCGGATGTCGCCACCCTCGTGGGGGCGACGAGCGACAACCTGGCCACCAATGTGCTGCTGCGCGAGGTGGGGCTCGATGCGGTGCGCCGACGCACCGAGAGCCTCGGCCTCATGCGCACGGCTCTGCTCGACCTGGTGCGCGACACCCGCGGCCCGGATGACGCACCGCAGCTCTCCGTCGGCTCGACGGCGGAGCTCTCCTGGCTGTTCGCGGCGCTCGCGCGCGGACAGGTGGTCGATGCGCTCACGTCGTCGCGCGTGCTCGGCTGGCTGTCGCTCAACACCGACCTCTCGATGGTCGCAAGCGCGTTCGGGGTCGATCCGCTCTCGCATCGCGGGGTCGATCACGGCCTCCAGCTCGTGAACAAGACCGGCACCGACGAGGGCGTGCGCTCGGAGGCCGGCGTGCTGCGCGGACCGCGCCGGGGCGTCGCGTACGCGGTCTCGGTGCAGTTCGCCGACCGGTCGATCGGGTCCCGCCTGCGCGTGCTCGATGCGCTGCGCGCGGTCGGCGTCGACGTGCTGGAGTACGTGCACTAG
- a CDS encoding HAD-IIB family hydrolase, giving the protein MGTIVSDFDGTLCFDGRTVAPEIVAALDRIRQRHRLVIASARPPRDLRPVLPASLTDVALLGGNGAFALDGDVRVIQHLDHAARNAIDMLIAAHGLRAHIDGDGDYAYTGDGADAVIAKVHTAGPERAVTASALPVYTKVVLFTTHPSILAAVRELAVKVTVHGDEGILDIAPAGVDKATVLAHLGVGPGEYLALGNDHNDVPLFRGARHSVCVGDNSVGVAASERVRPDEVAATLDRLAELADAASAA; this is encoded by the coding sequence GTGGGCACCATCGTGAGTGATTTCGACGGAACGCTCTGCTTCGACGGCCGCACGGTCGCCCCCGAGATCGTCGCCGCGCTCGACCGCATCCGGCAGCGTCACCGGCTCGTGATCGCCTCCGCGCGACCGCCGCGCGACCTGCGCCCCGTGCTGCCCGCATCGCTCACCGACGTCGCCCTGCTCGGCGGCAACGGCGCGTTCGCGCTCGACGGCGATGTGCGCGTCATCCAGCACCTCGACCACGCGGCCCGCAACGCGATCGACATGCTCATCGCCGCCCACGGTCTGCGTGCCCACATCGACGGAGACGGCGACTACGCGTACACGGGCGATGGCGCGGATGCGGTGATCGCGAAGGTCCACACGGCCGGCCCCGAGCGTGCGGTCACCGCGAGCGCGCTGCCGGTGTACACGAAGGTCGTGCTGTTCACGACGCATCCGTCGATCCTCGCGGCGGTGCGCGAGCTGGCCGTGAAGGTGACGGTGCACGGCGACGAGGGCATCCTCGACATCGCGCCAGCCGGCGTCGACAAGGCGACCGTTCTCGCCCATCTCGGGGTCGGCCCGGGGGAGTACCTGGCGCTCGGCAACGACCACAACGACGTGCCGCTGTTCCGCGGGGCGCGGCACTCGGTGTGCGTCGGCGACAACTCCGTGGGGGTCGCGGCGTCGGAGCGTGTGCGCCCGGATGAGGTGGCCGCGACGCTCGACCGCCTCGCCGAGCTCGCCGACGCCGCATCCGCCGCCTGA
- a CDS encoding M13 family metallopeptidase, whose amino-acid sequence MTDAAPTATDAHNPGNASGIALDELDPAVRPQDDLFRHVNGKWIARTEIPSDKARYGSFYLLAEAAEEAVREIIEEAQGAPTGTEERKIGDLYASFMDEDEIEARGWDPIRADLASVASLTDIRTFAHALGAFERTGVGGFFGAFVDNDPGDPERYLVFLEQAGLGLPDESYYREEKFEAIRTAYVEYLERMLTLAGFDKAQKRARRIFELETALAAHHWDNVRTRDSQATYNLMTWAETAELAGDAPLDAWLEGLDAPAGSFETIVVREPSFVQGLGELLTDEHLTAWRDWLRIQLIRSVAPYLHAEVVETNFGFYGKTLTGTPELRARWKRGVSLVEGSMGEAVGKVYVERHFRPEAKVAMDELVGWLVEAYRQSIEKLDWMTDETRQRALEKLSKFTPKIGYPVKWRDYGTLLIDPTDLVGNVRATSAFEFARELGKIGKPIDRDEWFMTPQTINAYYNPGFNEIVFPAAILQYPFFDADRDPAANYGAIGAVIGHEIGHGFDDQGSRYDGDGKLTDWWTEADRAAFEERTKALIAQYDALEPAQLPGHHVNGALTIGENIGDLGGLSIAWKAYLLSLGGEEPPFVDGLTGAERFFLSWAQAWQIKARDEEALRLLSIDPHSPNEFRCNQIVRNIDVFAEAFGLTTADALWLDPDDRVTIW is encoded by the coding sequence ATGACCGATGCCGCTCCCACCGCGACCGACGCTCACAACCCCGGCAACGCGTCCGGAATCGCGCTCGACGAACTCGACCCGGCCGTGCGGCCGCAGGACGACCTGTTCCGGCACGTCAACGGCAAGTGGATCGCCCGCACCGAGATTCCCTCCGACAAGGCGCGCTACGGCTCGTTCTACCTGCTCGCCGAAGCCGCCGAAGAGGCGGTGCGCGAGATCATCGAGGAGGCGCAGGGGGCCCCGACCGGCACAGAGGAGCGCAAGATCGGCGACCTCTACGCGAGCTTCATGGATGAGGACGAGATCGAGGCGCGCGGCTGGGATCCGATCCGCGCCGACCTCGCCTCCGTCGCCTCGCTCACCGACATCCGCACCTTCGCCCACGCGCTCGGCGCATTCGAGCGAACCGGCGTCGGCGGTTTCTTCGGCGCGTTCGTCGACAACGACCCGGGCGACCCCGAGCGCTACCTGGTGTTCCTCGAGCAGGCCGGCCTCGGCCTCCCCGACGAGTCGTACTACCGCGAGGAGAAGTTCGAGGCGATCCGCACCGCATATGTGGAGTACCTCGAGCGGATGCTGACCCTCGCCGGATTCGACAAGGCGCAGAAGCGCGCTCGCCGCATCTTCGAGCTCGAGACGGCGCTCGCCGCGCACCACTGGGACAACGTGCGCACCCGCGACAGCCAGGCCACCTACAACCTCATGACGTGGGCGGAGACGGCGGAGCTCGCCGGAGACGCCCCGCTGGACGCCTGGCTCGAGGGCCTCGACGCACCCGCCGGCTCGTTCGAGACCATCGTGGTGCGCGAGCCGAGCTTCGTGCAGGGTCTCGGCGAGCTGCTCACCGACGAGCACCTCACCGCGTGGCGCGACTGGCTGCGCATCCAGCTCATCCGCTCGGTCGCCCCGTACCTGCACGCCGAGGTCGTCGAGACCAACTTCGGCTTCTACGGCAAGACGCTCACGGGAACGCCCGAGCTGCGCGCCCGCTGGAAGCGCGGCGTCTCGCTCGTCGAAGGATCCATGGGCGAAGCGGTCGGCAAGGTGTACGTCGAGCGCCACTTCCGCCCCGAGGCGAAGGTCGCAATGGACGAGCTGGTCGGCTGGCTCGTGGAGGCGTACCGCCAGTCCATCGAGAAGCTCGACTGGATGACCGACGAGACCCGCCAGCGCGCGCTCGAGAAGCTGTCGAAATTCACGCCCAAGATCGGCTACCCGGTGAAGTGGCGCGACTACGGCACGCTCCTCATCGACCCCACCGACCTCGTCGGCAACGTGCGCGCCACGAGCGCCTTCGAGTTCGCGCGCGAGCTCGGCAAGATCGGCAAGCCCATCGACCGCGACGAGTGGTTCATGACGCCGCAGACGATCAACGCGTACTACAACCCCGGCTTCAACGAGATCGTGTTCCCGGCGGCGATCCTGCAGTATCCGTTCTTCGACGCGGATCGCGACCCGGCCGCCAACTACGGCGCGATCGGCGCGGTCATCGGCCACGAGATCGGCCACGGATTCGACGATCAGGGCTCCCGCTACGACGGCGACGGCAAGCTCACCGACTGGTGGACGGAGGCGGATCGCGCGGCGTTCGAGGAGCGCACGAAGGCACTCATCGCGCAGTACGACGCGCTCGAGCCTGCGCAGCTTCCCGGCCACCACGTCAACGGCGCGCTCACGATCGGCGAGAACATCGGCGACCTCGGTGGGCTCAGCATCGCCTGGAAGGCCTACCTGCTGTCGCTCGGCGGCGAGGAGCCTCCTTTCGTCGACGGCCTCACCGGTGCTGAGCGCTTCTTCCTCAGCTGGGCGCAGGCGTGGCAGATCAAGGCGCGCGACGAGGAGGCCCTGCGCCTGCTCTCGATCGACCCGCACTCGCCCAACGAGTTCCGCTGCAACCAGATCGTCCGTAACATCGACGTATTCGCCGAGGCTTTCGGGCTCACGACGGCGGATGCCCTCTGGCTGGATCCCGACGACAGAGTCACCATTTGGTAG